Proteins from a genomic interval of Erwinia sp. SLM-02:
- a CDS encoding MFS transporter: MTTLETQQSANEARLSQRATRVVFLIAGIGMAAWAPLVPYAKDRAALSDASLGTLLLFLGLGSLIAMPLTGVLVGRYGCKRIITCGSVLLLVLLPLLATLSSPFSLALALMAFGGSIGMIDVAMNIQAVEVEKSSGKAMMSGFHGFFSMGGIVGAGLMSLILAMGMAPVHAVLAINLLLILLYLFCQSHILNERLHQPDTPVFVVPRGWVLFLGVLCFILFLAEGAILDWGALFLTHNRDMPAAQAGMGYAVFSVAMTIGRLCGDWVVLKAGRKATLLFGSLCAAAGFVLAITINDSTMTLVGFLLIGFGASNTVPILFSAAGNQKTMPINLAISAMTTIGYAGILAGPALIGFIAQLSSLSIAFSVVAALLLVVAACARLITR; this comes from the coding sequence ATGACAACACTGGAAACGCAGCAATCAGCAAATGAAGCACGGCTAAGCCAGCGGGCAACCCGCGTCGTTTTTTTAATTGCCGGCATCGGTATGGCGGCCTGGGCTCCGCTGGTTCCCTATGCCAAAGATCGTGCCGCATTAAGCGATGCGTCCTTAGGTACGCTGCTGCTGTTTCTCGGGTTGGGATCGCTGATTGCGATGCCGCTGACGGGTGTTCTGGTTGGCCGCTACGGCTGTAAACGTATCATCACCTGCGGCAGTGTTTTACTACTGGTTCTCCTTCCTCTGCTTGCGACCCTTTCCTCCCCTTTCTCTCTGGCGCTGGCGCTGATGGCCTTCGGCGGCTCAATTGGCATGATTGACGTTGCCATGAATATCCAGGCGGTCGAGGTGGAGAAAAGTTCGGGTAAAGCGATGATGTCCGGCTTCCATGGCTTTTTCAGTATGGGCGGTATTGTCGGAGCCGGGCTGATGAGCCTGATCCTGGCGATGGGCATGGCGCCGGTTCATGCGGTGCTGGCGATCAACCTGCTGCTGATCCTTCTGTATCTATTCTGCCAGAGCCACATCCTCAATGAACGCCTGCATCAGCCGGATACGCCGGTGTTTGTGGTCCCGCGCGGCTGGGTGCTGTTTCTCGGCGTGCTGTGCTTTATTCTGTTTCTTGCCGAAGGTGCCATCCTCGACTGGGGCGCGCTGTTTTTAACCCATAACCGTGATATGCCAGCCGCACAGGCCGGCATGGGCTACGCGGTATTTTCCGTCGCCATGACTATCGGCAGATTATGCGGCGATTGGGTTGTACTAAAAGCGGGCCGCAAGGCAACGCTGCTCTTCGGCTCACTGTGTGCCGCGGCAGGGTTTGTGCTGGCGATAACCATCAACGATTCAACGATGACGCTGGTGGGCTTCTTACTGATTGGTTTTGGCGCGTCAAACACCGTACCAATTCTGTTCAGCGCGGCCGGAAATCAAAAAACCATGCCAATAAACCTGGCCATTTCCGCTATGACGACCATAGGCTACGCGGGTATTCTCGCCGGCCCGGCGCTGATCGGCTTTATCGCCCAGCTGTCGAGCCTTTCCATTGCCTTTAGCGTCGTTGCCGCGCTGCTGTTAGTCGTCGCCGCCTGCGCGCGGTTGATCACACGATGA
- the apbE gene encoding FAD:protein FMN transferase ApbE — MKANWRHLISLAAVFLLVACDNPKTPAQRDAMVLEGKTMGTVWRVSLAGVDGSRREALQNAIQQQLNNDDHELSTWKNDSVLSHFNQYRGSDPQPVSNNMADIITLALRIGHQTGGAMDITIGPLVNLWGFGPDKQPASTPSIQQIDAARALTGLQHLQVINRAGQAYLQKDLPELYVDLSTVGEGFATDNLARLMEKEGINNYLVSVGGAVLTRGHNAQGKAWQVAIQKPTDRENAVQAIVDLQGHGISTSGSYRNYYELDGKRISHVIDPVTGQPIQHRLVSATVIATTALEADGWDTGLMVLGEEKAKALALRDKLAVYLIYKQGDGFASWMSPQFSAFIQTDTGSNKP, encoded by the coding sequence ATGAAAGCGAACTGGCGACACCTCATCAGCCTGGCGGCAGTATTTCTGCTGGTAGCCTGCGACAACCCTAAAACTCCCGCGCAGCGCGACGCGATGGTGCTGGAGGGGAAAACGATGGGCACCGTGTGGCGCGTCAGCCTGGCAGGCGTGGACGGCTCGCGCCGCGAGGCGTTGCAAAACGCCATCCAGCAGCAGCTCAATAATGATGACCATGAGCTTTCAACCTGGAAAAACGATTCTGTCCTTTCCCATTTTAATCAGTATCGCGGCAGCGACCCGCAGCCGGTCAGCAACAATATGGCCGATATCATCACCCTGGCGTTAAGAATTGGCCATCAGACCGGCGGGGCGATGGATATCACCATCGGTCCACTGGTCAATCTGTGGGGATTCGGCCCCGATAAACAGCCTGCCAGCACCCCGAGCATCCAGCAGATCGATGCCGCTCGCGCGCTGACCGGATTGCAGCATCTGCAGGTGATTAATCGCGCCGGGCAAGCGTATCTGCAAAAGGACCTGCCCGAGCTGTACGTCGACCTCTCAACCGTCGGCGAAGGCTTCGCTACCGACAACCTGGCCCGGCTGATGGAAAAAGAGGGCATCAACAACTATCTGGTGTCGGTCGGCGGTGCGGTGCTGACGCGTGGGCACAATGCGCAGGGCAAAGCCTGGCAGGTGGCGATTCAGAAACCGACCGATCGCGAAAATGCGGTGCAGGCCATTGTCGATTTACAGGGGCATGGCATCAGCACCTCCGGCAGCTATCGCAACTATTATGAACTGGACGGCAAGCGCATCTCTCACGTCATCGACCCGGTCACCGGTCAGCCGATCCAGCACCGACTGGTTTCGGCCACGGTGATTGCCACTACGGCGCTGGAGGCCGACGGCTGGGATACCGGTCTGATGGTGCTGGGCGAAGAGAAGGCCAAAGCGCTGGCGCTGCGTGATAAGCTGGCGGTCTATCTGATCTATAAGCAGGGAGACGGCTTTGCCAGCTGGATGTCACCGCAGTTTTCGGCTTTTATACAGACTGATACCGGCAGCAATAAACCCTGA
- the ompC gene encoding porin OmpC — MKLRVLSLMIPALLVAGTAGAAEIYNKDGNKLDLFGKVDGLHYFSDDNGTDGDQSYLRFGFKGETQVTDQLTGYGEWEYQVALNNTESQGTADNYTRVGFAGLKFGDAGSLDYGRNYGVMYDIGAWTDVLPEFGGDTYGADNFLFQRSSGLATYRNNDFFGLVDGLNFAIQYQGKNGSPEESNNGRDVLGQNGDGFGLSTTYDIGEGFGIGAAMFSSDRTDEQNNSAALGHGDHATAYSGGLKYDANNIYLAAMYSRAYNATRFGSIDSSAYGYANQADNWELVAQYQFDFGLRPSLAFVSSRGKQIEGYGSQNLKRYIDVGTTYYFNKNMSTYVDYQINLLDSNEFTDAAGINTDNVVAVGLVYQF, encoded by the coding sequence ATGAAACTTCGCGTTCTTTCGCTGATGATTCCAGCCCTGCTGGTAGCCGGTACCGCTGGCGCAGCTGAAATCTACAACAAAGACGGCAACAAACTGGATCTGTTCGGTAAAGTTGACGGTCTGCACTACTTCTCAGACGACAACGGCACCGACGGTGACCAGTCTTACCTGCGCTTTGGCTTCAAGGGCGAAACGCAGGTGACCGATCAGCTGACCGGTTACGGTGAGTGGGAATATCAGGTTGCGCTGAACAACACCGAGTCTCAGGGAACTGCTGACAACTACACGCGTGTTGGTTTCGCGGGTCTGAAATTTGGCGATGCGGGGTCTCTGGACTACGGTCGTAACTACGGTGTGATGTACGATATCGGCGCATGGACCGACGTTCTGCCTGAGTTCGGTGGCGATACCTACGGTGCAGATAACTTCCTGTTCCAGCGTTCAAGCGGCCTGGCGACCTATCGTAACAATGACTTCTTCGGTCTGGTTGACGGCCTGAACTTTGCTATCCAGTATCAGGGCAAAAACGGCAGCCCGGAAGAAAGCAACAACGGTCGCGATGTTCTGGGCCAGAACGGTGATGGCTTCGGTCTGTCAACCACCTATGACATCGGTGAAGGTTTTGGTATCGGTGCCGCCATGTTCTCTTCTGACCGTACTGACGAGCAGAACAACAGCGCAGCGCTGGGTCACGGTGACCACGCGACCGCATACTCAGGCGGTCTGAAATATGACGCTAACAACATTTACCTGGCCGCTATGTACAGCCGTGCGTACAACGCGACCCGTTTTGGCAGCATTGACTCCAGCGCTTACGGTTACGCCAACCAGGCAGATAACTGGGAACTGGTTGCACAGTATCAGTTTGATTTCGGCCTGCGTCCATCACTGGCCTTCGTTAGTTCACGCGGTAAGCAGATTGAAGGTTACGGTTCTCAGAACCTGAAACGTTACATTGATGTGGGTACGACTTACTACTTCAACAAAAACATGTCTACCTACGTTGATTACCAGATCAACCTGCTGGACAGTAACGAATTCACCGACGCTGCCGGCATCAACACCGATAACGTAGTGGCAGTCGGTCTGGTTTACCAGTTCTAA
- the rcsD gene encoding phosphotransferase RcsD, whose protein sequence is MTTYKFPLTSANVTRFFVLFILLLLLASGFMIQNAVSAWLTARHYVMNDITHAMQKRIDTYRFATWQIYENLAATAAGTAPSDSLQETRLRPDVYALEKSRRKTEALIFGSHDSSTLDMSLRMSNYLDTLWGAENSTWSMYFLNGQDNSLILVSTLPLKDMATRYKDSAISTIVESRRAEMLQQANALDERESFSPLRRLSWQNDHYFTMRTTFNQPGHLATVVAFDLPVNDIIPETMPLENFQLRQDTAPVAEGSGSEDSSDKARVNWVNPNIEIATSLSGTPLQLVYRVPVTQLALDTLHNLLWPLLANLSLLLLSLAGLFLLRQQSLRPSENQSAELESLRQLNEEIVATLPVGLLVYDFANNRTLLSNKIAEHLLPHLNLQKIINMSDQHQGVLQATVNNEVYEIRHARSAISPNTQLFMMRDQDRELLVNKKLQKAQQVLDKNHQARQQLLQNLGHALQHPLSDVIQRLLTLGSDYDVESLHHSLESAQSLARLIDDIVLLNQLETLDWAPEVSQFSLQVLLDELAQDILPVMRRKGLTLMIANRLSSDELRLGDRRATAKILSTLMYYAVTTTTWGRVSITVEPLADNPDRLAIDIVDTGSGLSADEMVNTDFPFLGETHQDRFGQASGMAFFLCKQLCKQLGGQLEIHAAAEIGSRYSIQLPLPREPQQDQEEKLLEGVNALIDITVDDVRKIVVHQLEDWGANCITPDERFSGQEHDVLVTDDPARLTPWSLLLTDDEPGFTLLAHGQYRVNFNISSAMQDALLQLIEQQLAQEESVEDSVEPQDLAQLFASGYFQLFVDTVPDDVRRLYNEAADREYSALAQTAHRLKGVFAMLNLLPGKQLCETLEQHIRECNDSYIKNTTSEIDAYVNDLLQQGNP, encoded by the coding sequence ATGACCACGTATAAGTTTCCGCTGACCTCCGCCAACGTAACGCGTTTTTTTGTCCTGTTTATTCTGCTGTTACTGCTGGCATCCGGCTTTATGATCCAGAATGCGGTGAGTGCCTGGCTGACGGCCAGGCACTATGTGATGAACGACATCACCCATGCCATGCAGAAACGTATTGATACTTACCGCTTCGCCACCTGGCAAATCTATGAAAATCTTGCCGCTACCGCGGCGGGAACCGCGCCGTCTGACAGCCTGCAGGAAACCCGCCTGCGCCCTGACGTTTACGCGCTTGAAAAAAGCCGCCGTAAAACGGAAGCGCTGATTTTCGGATCGCACGACAGCAGCACGCTGGATATGTCGCTGCGCATGTCCAACTACCTGGATACGCTGTGGGGCGCTGAAAACAGTACCTGGTCGATGTACTTTCTTAACGGCCAGGATAACAGCCTGATTCTGGTTTCCACTCTGCCGCTGAAAGATATGGCCACCCGCTATAAGGACAGCGCCATCAGCACAATCGTTGAGTCGCGCCGTGCCGAAATGCTGCAGCAGGCCAACGCGCTGGATGAGCGAGAAAGTTTCTCACCGCTGCGGCGGCTAAGCTGGCAGAACGACCACTATTTCACCATGCGTACCACCTTCAACCAGCCGGGTCACCTGGCTACGGTGGTGGCGTTCGATCTGCCGGTCAACGACATCATTCCTGAAACGATGCCGCTGGAGAACTTCCAGCTACGTCAGGATACCGCTCCGGTGGCAGAAGGCAGCGGGAGCGAAGACAGCAGCGATAAAGCGAGAGTGAACTGGGTAAACCCGAACATTGAAATCGCCACCTCGCTGTCCGGCACGCCATTACAGCTGGTTTATCGCGTCCCGGTAACTCAGCTGGCGCTGGATACCCTGCACAACCTGCTCTGGCCGCTGCTGGCGAACCTCAGCCTGCTGCTGCTGTCGCTGGCCGGTTTGTTCCTGCTGCGTCAGCAGTCGCTGCGCCCCAGCGAGAACCAGAGTGCCGAGCTGGAGTCGCTACGCCAGCTCAATGAGGAGATTGTCGCCACGCTGCCGGTGGGGCTGCTGGTCTATGATTTTGCCAACAACCGCACCCTGCTGAGTAACAAAATTGCTGAGCACCTGCTGCCGCACCTGAACCTGCAGAAAATTATCAATATGTCCGATCAGCACCAGGGCGTTCTGCAGGCGACGGTCAACAACGAAGTGTATGAGATCCGCCACGCGCGCAGCGCCATCTCTCCGAATACCCAGCTGTTTATGATGCGCGATCAGGACCGTGAGCTGCTGGTCAACAAAAAGCTGCAGAAGGCGCAGCAGGTTCTGGATAAAAATCATCAGGCGCGCCAGCAGCTGCTGCAGAATCTGGGTCATGCTCTCCAGCACCCGCTCAGCGATGTGATTCAGCGCCTGCTGACGTTGGGCAGCGATTATGATGTTGAGTCGCTGCATCACTCCCTGGAATCGGCGCAGTCCCTCGCGCGCCTGATCGACGATATCGTGCTGCTTAACCAGCTGGAAACGCTGGACTGGGCGCCCGAAGTCAGCCAGTTCAGCCTGCAGGTGCTGCTGGATGAACTGGCACAGGACATTCTGCCGGTGATGCGACGCAAAGGCTTAACGCTGATGATCGCCAACCGTCTGAGCAGCGACGAGCTGCGGCTGGGCGATCGCCGCGCGACGGCCAAAATCCTCTCCACGCTGATGTACTATGCCGTCACCACCACCACGTGGGGGCGGGTCAGCATCACCGTTGAACCGCTTGCGGATAATCCGGATCGGCTGGCGATTGATATCGTCGATACCGGCTCCGGCCTCTCCGCTGACGAGATGGTCAATACCGACTTCCCGTTCCTGGGTGAAACGCATCAGGATCGCTTTGGCCAGGCGTCGGGGATGGCATTCTTCCTTTGCAAACAGCTGTGCAAACAGCTCGGCGGCCAGTTAGAGATCCACGCAGCGGCGGAAATCGGCTCGCGCTACAGCATTCAGCTGCCGCTGCCGCGTGAACCGCAGCAGGATCAAGAGGAAAAGCTGCTGGAGGGTGTGAATGCACTCATTGATATTACCGTTGATGACGTGCGTAAAATCGTGGTTCATCAGCTCGAAGACTGGGGCGCTAACTGCATCACACCGGATGAGCGCTTCTCCGGCCAGGAACATGATGTTCTGGTCACCGACGATCCGGCACGTCTGACGCCGTGGTCGTTACTGCTCACGGACGACGAACCCGGCTTTACACTGCTGGCCCACGGCCAGTATCGGGTGAATTTTAACATCAGCAGCGCCATGCAGGATGCATTGCTGCAGCTGATTGAACAACAGCTGGCCCAGGAAGAGTCGGTTGAGGACAGCGTGGAACCGCAGGATTTGGCACAGCTTTTTGCCAGCGGTTATTTCCAGCTATTTGTGGACACAGTACCGGATGATGTCAGGAGGTTGTATAATGAGGCAGCAGACAGGGAATACAGTGCGCTTGCTCAGACTGCACACCGGTTAAAAGGTGTGTTTGCCATGCTCAACTTGCTCCCCGGCAAGCAGCTCTGCGAAACGCTAGAGCAGCACATCCGCGAATGTAACGATTCATACATTAAAAATACCACCAGTGAAATTGACGCCTACGTCAACGATCTGCTGCAGCAAGGTAACCCATAA
- the rcsB gene encoding response regulator transcription factor RcsB, which yields MNNLNVIIADDHPIVLFGIRKSLEQIEWVNVVGEFEDSTSLINSLSKLEANVLITDLSMPGDKYGDGITLIKYIKRHYPDLSIIVLTMNNNPAILSAVLDLDIEGIVLKQGAPTDLPKALAALQKGKKYTPESVAKLLEKISAGGYGDKRLSPKESEVLRLFAEGFLVTEIAKKLNRSIKTISSQKKSAMMKLGVENDIALLNYLSSVSMSSVDKD from the coding sequence ATGAATAACCTGAATGTCATTATTGCCGACGACCATCCCATTGTCCTGTTTGGTATTCGTAAGTCCCTCGAACAAATTGAATGGGTCAACGTCGTAGGGGAATTTGAAGACTCCACGAGTCTGATTAACAGCCTGTCAAAACTTGAAGCGAACGTCCTGATCACCGACCTCTCAATGCCAGGGGATAAATACGGCGATGGCATTACGCTTATCAAATACATCAAGCGCCATTATCCGGATCTGTCGATTATCGTTCTGACCATGAACAATAACCCGGCAATCCTCAGCGCCGTGCTGGATCTGGATATTGAAGGTATCGTGCTGAAACAGGGCGCGCCAACCGACCTGCCGAAGGCGCTGGCTGCCCTGCAGAAGGGCAAGAAATATACGCCTGAGAGCGTGGCGAAGCTGCTGGAGAAAATCAGCGCGGGCGGCTATGGCGACAAACGCCTGTCGCCGAAGGAGAGTGAAGTCCTGCGTCTGTTTGCCGAAGGCTTCCTGGTGACGGAAATTGCCAAGAAACTGAACCGCAGCATCAAAACCATCAGCAGCCAGAAGAAGTCGGCGATGATGAAGCTGGGCGTGGAAAATGACATTGCGCTGCTGAACTACCTTTCGTCAGTCAGCATGTCTTCCGTCGATAAAGATTAA
- a CDS encoding multidrug ABC transporter permease/ATP-binding protein, producing the protein MELLHVVYKQYRWPFIGVILLSLLSAVLGIGLIAFINRELIVTLNSSLMVLPQFLGLLLLLMAVTLGSQLALTLLGHHFVYRLRGEFIRRILDTRVERIEQIGNAQLLAALTSDVRNITIAFVRLPELIQGIILTVGSAAYLGWLSPKMLVVTAVWVAITIVGGWLLVSRVYRHLEVLRNTEERLYADFQTIIEGRKELALNRQRAQQIFDHVYGEDARTYRHHIVRADTYHLSAVNWSNIMMLGAIGLAFYLANSLGWADTAVAATYSLTLLFLRTPMLSAVGALPTLLTAQVAFNKLNTFKLADYQAEFPAQRGKRAWQTLELRNLVFHYGDNGFSVGPVNMVLNRGELVFLIGGNGSGKSTLAMLLTGLYQPVSGEILLDGRVIQPESMDEYRQLFSAVFTDVHLFDRLIDDSGQPADPERVQAWLERLQMQDKIQLDGNRILNLKLSKGQSKRLALLLATAEQRDILLLDEWAADQDPHFRRIFYRELLPWLQGMGKTVFAISHDDHYFLHADRLLEMRQGHLSELTGAERDMATLDAVKRTDTAG; encoded by the coding sequence ATGGAGTTGCTTCACGTCGTCTATAAGCAGTATCGCTGGCCGTTTATCGGGGTGATCCTGCTTAGCCTGCTCAGCGCGGTGCTGGGTATTGGCCTGATCGCCTTTATCAACCGCGAACTGATCGTTACCCTCAACTCCTCGCTGATGGTGCTGCCGCAGTTTCTCGGCCTGCTTCTGCTGCTGATGGCGGTCACGCTGGGTTCCCAGCTGGCGCTGACCCTGCTGGGCCACCATTTTGTCTATCGTCTGCGCGGGGAATTTATCCGCCGCATTCTGGATACCCGCGTTGAGCGCATCGAGCAGATTGGTAATGCCCAGCTGCTGGCGGCGCTGACCAGCGACGTGCGCAATATCACCATTGCCTTCGTGCGCCTGCCGGAGCTTATCCAGGGGATTATTTTAACCGTGGGATCGGCGGCCTATCTCGGCTGGCTGTCACCTAAAATGCTGGTCGTCACCGCCGTCTGGGTGGCGATCACCATCGTTGGCGGCTGGCTGCTGGTGTCACGCGTCTATCGCCATCTGGAAGTGCTGCGCAATACCGAAGAGCGCCTGTATGCCGACTTCCAGACCATTATCGAAGGCCGCAAAGAGCTGGCGCTGAACCGCCAGCGCGCGCAGCAGATTTTTGACCACGTCTACGGTGAGGATGCCCGCACCTATCGCCATCACATCGTGCGTGCCGATACCTACCACCTCAGCGCCGTTAACTGGTCGAACATTATGATGCTCGGCGCAATCGGGCTGGCATTCTATCTGGCAAACAGCCTGGGCTGGGCGGATACCGCCGTGGCCGCCACCTATTCGCTGACGCTGCTGTTCCTGCGCACGCCGATGCTCTCTGCCGTTGGCGCACTGCCGACGCTGCTGACTGCGCAGGTGGCGTTTAACAAACTCAACACCTTCAAACTGGCCGACTATCAGGCTGAATTCCCGGCGCAGCGCGGCAAAAGGGCGTGGCAGACGCTGGAGCTGCGCAACCTGGTGTTCCACTACGGCGATAACGGATTCAGCGTCGGGCCGGTTAACATGGTCCTTAACCGTGGCGAACTGGTGTTTCTGATCGGCGGCAACGGCAGCGGAAAATCCACGCTGGCGATGCTGCTGACCGGGCTGTATCAGCCGGTATCCGGCGAGATCCTGCTTGACGGCAGGGTGATTCAGCCCGAGTCGATGGACGAGTACCGGCAGCTGTTCTCGGCGGTATTCACCGATGTGCATCTGTTTGACCGCCTGATCGATGACAGCGGCCAGCCGGCCGACCCTGAGCGGGTGCAGGCGTGGCTGGAGCGGTTGCAGATGCAGGATAAAATCCAGCTGGACGGCAACCGCATACTGAATCTGAAGCTGTCGAAAGGGCAGAGCAAGCGCCTGGCGCTGTTGCTGGCGACCGCCGAACAGCGCGACATCCTGCTGCTCGACGAATGGGCGGCGGATCAGGACCCACATTTCCGTCGTATTTTCTACCGCGAGCTGCTGCCGTGGCTGCAGGGCATGGGCAAAACCGTCTTTGCTATCAGCCATGATGACCACTATTTCCTGCATGCGGATCGCCTGCTGGAAATGCGTCAGGGGCATCTCAGTGAGCTGACCGGCGCAGAGCGCGATATGGCCACGCTGGACGCGGTCAAACGCACCGATACCGCAGGTTAA
- a CDS encoding amino acid ABC transporter permease, giving the protein MKLNETETLRVVPARYPLRVLGGFIALFVLAVVIQSVAFNPRWEWKVFAHWFFHPAILSGLGQTLLLTLIATVLSIVFGGLLALARLSPSWLLSGLAFGYIWLFRSLPLIVVLIILYNFSYLYDTLSIGIPFTPLTFAEYQTIDVLGQFSTAVIGLTLVQSAYTAEIIRGGILGVDQGQFEAAAALGLPGSRRTLRIILPQALRSIIPTGFNEIISLAKGTAMVYVLAMPELFYTIQMVYNRTQQVIPLLMVAAVWYLLITTVLSILQHYVERWLARSATRESSSPRPRWRLRRQTAAITPLRS; this is encoded by the coding sequence ATGAAACTGAATGAAACGGAAACCCTGCGCGTGGTCCCCGCGCGCTACCCGCTCAGAGTGCTGGGCGGGTTTATCGCCCTGTTTGTGCTGGCGGTGGTGATTCAGTCGGTGGCCTTTAATCCACGCTGGGAGTGGAAGGTCTTCGCCCACTGGTTCTTCCACCCGGCCATTCTTAGCGGACTGGGCCAGACCCTGCTGCTGACGCTGATCGCCACCGTGCTCAGCATCGTCTTCGGCGGCCTGCTGGCGCTGGCGCGCCTTTCGCCCTCGTGGCTGCTTTCCGGACTGGCCTTCGGCTATATCTGGCTGTTCCGCTCGCTGCCGCTGATCGTGGTGCTGATTATTCTTTATAATTTCTCCTACCTGTACGACACGCTGTCGATAGGTATTCCGTTTACCCCGCTCACCTTCGCTGAATACCAGACCATTGACGTACTCGGCCAGTTCAGCACCGCCGTGATTGGCCTGACGCTGGTGCAGTCGGCCTACACCGCCGAAATTATTCGCGGCGGCATCCTGGGCGTCGATCAGGGGCAGTTTGAAGCCGCCGCCGCGCTGGGCCTGCCCGGCTCGCGCCGCACGCTGCGCATTATCCTGCCGCAGGCGCTGCGCTCGATTATCCCGACCGGCTTCAACGAAATCATCAGCCTCGCCAAAGGCACCGCGATGGTGTACGTGCTGGCGATGCCCGAGCTGTTTTACACCATTCAGATGGTCTACAACCGCACGCAGCAGGTTATCCCGCTGCTGATGGTGGCCGCCGTCTGGTATCTGCTGATCACCACCGTGCTGTCGATTCTTCAGCATTACGTTGAGCGCTGGCTGGCCCGCAGTGCCACCCGTGAATCTTCGAGTCCGCGTCCACGCTGGCGCCTGCGCCGCCAGACTGCGGCGATCACCCCGCTAAGGAGCTAA
- a CDS encoding amino acid ABC transporter ATP-binding protein, which yields MSEALDLHSHAVRGHISITQVSKSFGRFKALDNVSLELPPGSVTVILGPSGSGKSTLLRAINHLERVDEGFIRIDGDYIGYRRKGDRLYELKEKAILKQRTEVGYVFQNFNLFPHLTVLENIIEAPIVHKRLTRQQAIARAGELLDAVGLRHKADAWPRHLSGGQQQRIAIARALALDPRVILFDEPTSALDPELVGEVLDTIKKLARSGTTLVVVTHEIGFAREVADNVVFMVDGKIVEQGSAHQVLNNPQHPRTSRFLAKVL from the coding sequence ATGTCAGAAGCCCTCGATCTGCACAGCCACGCGGTGCGCGGCCATATTTCAATTACTCAGGTCAGTAAAAGCTTTGGCCGCTTCAAGGCGCTGGATAACGTGTCGCTGGAGCTGCCGCCGGGTTCGGTGACGGTGATCCTCGGCCCTTCCGGCTCCGGAAAATCTACCCTGTTGCGGGCCATTAACCACCTGGAACGCGTCGACGAAGGCTTTATCCGCATTGATGGCGACTACATTGGCTATCGCCGTAAAGGTGACCGGCTGTATGAACTCAAAGAGAAAGCGATCCTCAAGCAGCGTACCGAAGTGGGCTACGTTTTCCAGAACTTCAATCTGTTCCCGCATCTGACGGTGCTGGAAAACATTATTGAAGCGCCGATCGTGCATAAACGCTTAACCCGGCAGCAGGCGATTGCCCGCGCCGGTGAGCTGCTGGACGCGGTGGGGCTGCGCCACAAGGCGGACGCCTGGCCGCGCCATCTTTCCGGCGGCCAGCAGCAGCGCATCGCCATCGCCCGCGCGCTGGCGCTCGACCCTCGGGTTATTCTGTTTGATGAACCGACCTCGGCACTGGATCCGGAGCTGGTTGGCGAAGTGCTGGACACCATTAAAAAGCTCGCTCGTTCCGGCACCACGCTGGTGGTTGTTACCCACGAGATCGGCTTCGCCCGCGAAGTGGCAGATAATGTGGTGTTTATGGTGGACGGTAAAATCGTTGAACAGGGCAGCGCTCACCAGGTGCTGAATAATCCCCAGCATCCGCGCACCAGCCGCTTCCTCGCCAAAGTTCTGTAA
- the alkB gene encoding DNA oxidative demethylase AlkB codes for MLDLFAEEEPWSEPLADGAVILRRRALGEADALLEQVAQIAAQNPFQHRITPGGHRMSVAMTNCGDLGWTTDSRGYQYSEQDNAAGSRWPPMPGLFRQLAVSCAAEAGFPHFNPDACLLNRYEPGAKLTLHQDKDERDLRQPIVSVSLGLPAVFQFGGFERGDATTRVLLEHGDVVVWGGPSRLRYHGILPLKPGIHPQAGAFRFNLTFRRAH; via the coding sequence ATGCTCGATCTGTTTGCGGAAGAGGAACCCTGGAGCGAACCGCTGGCCGACGGCGCGGTGATCCTGCGCCGCCGCGCGCTTGGTGAGGCCGACGCGCTGCTTGAACAGGTGGCACAGATCGCGGCACAGAATCCGTTTCAGCACCGCATCACGCCCGGCGGCCACCGTATGTCGGTGGCGATGACCAACTGCGGGGATCTGGGCTGGACCACCGACTCGCGTGGCTATCAGTACAGCGAGCAGGATAACGCCGCAGGATCCCGCTGGCCGCCGATGCCGGGGCTGTTCCGCCAGCTTGCCGTCAGCTGTGCGGCCGAGGCCGGTTTCCCACATTTCAATCCCGATGCCTGCCTGCTTAACCGCTATGAGCCTGGCGCCAAACTGACCCTGCATCAGGATAAGGACGAGCGTGACCTTCGCCAGCCGATCGTCTCCGTCTCACTCGGGCTGCCTGCGGTCTTCCAGTTCGGCGGTTTTGAGCGCGGCGACGCCACCACGCGAGTGCTGCTGGAGCACGGCGATGTCGTGGTCTGGGGCGGGCCTTCACGGCTGCGCTATCATGGCATTTTGCCGCTGAAACCCGGCATCCATCCTCAGGCCGGTGCCTTTCGCTTTAACCTGACCTTCCGGCGCGCGCACTGA